TTCATTCACAATCCATTGCTCTAATCTGTTAATTTCTCAATCATAACtcattctatgcattactcatgATCAATCTTTCCCTTCGTCAAACAgttaatcatttattaatttgataaatatttaatgagtccTCACAATTTGCAAGGCACACAGTATAATGTGGGaacaccatattaacaaaatagGTGTACTTAAAAAAAGGTGGGATGAGGGAGGAAGGTGGTGGTGGAGGTATTTACAGATCTTATTGCTTTTGGCTTGTCGGTAGTATTCTTGATCCACAGGAAGGTACCATAGCCTACTATTCTCCCAATGGAAGTTTGATGAAATGTGTGTCAGTCCAAACTATCTTTTTGACAATGacttatttataagaaaaaaaaaaaaaaaaagactgacaagtCCCTGAAAATAGACACACCTTTCCACTGCATAAACTCATCCAGAGATGTTACCACACTCCAGCTAATGAGTGTAGATGTCAACCATTTAGAGAAAAACACAACCAGATAGGGCAATACTAGGTTCTTCTGTGAATGAACacttgaaaaatgcaaattttagaaataaagtagCACATAAAAGTCACAAACAGTAAATATCCTttagatatttgtatttttactccCTACTCAAAACGTTATTAGGAAGACAAGAGACCAAGGTATCTTATAGGACTGCATGGCTTCATAAAGGGGTGGATTAAGGGCCTTAAAACACATGAAGACAGATCACATCAAAGGTGGAGGCTATAAAAAGGTGGGGCCGCGATCAAACTGAGCTGATGTTTTATAGGGTCTTGTCTCTACTCCTGTCCTGACACTCTCACATCAAAGCATAAGAAGCCCTAGTACTTGGGATACTCAGACTGATGTGTGGAAAAAAGGTAAACTGAGTGAGGCCAGGATTTGACAGCATGTATTTAGGGGAATGGGCTGACTCTCATGCCCTCTCTGTGTGGTCTCCCCACCATGCCCTGCAGGTGCTGAAAATCACAAACTAATGGTTTTATCCATAGAGGTCTAGGTAGACCTTGAGGTATTTGATTCAAAATATGCTTTGTCCACAAAGGGCCACAGAATTATGTTCAAAATGATAGTTATTTTCTTACCTAAAtactatgaaaactataaaaggtTAATTTTGCcccaagagagaaaagcaggttcTGTCTACCAAGACGCAGGCTGAACAATTTTTCTGGTGTTCTTAAGTCTTACCAGACAGTTTGCTACTCATCAAAATCATGATGCACAAAAAGAACTCATTCTTCTCCTAAACTTAAGGCAGTGTGCCTCTCTCAAGCCCAGGGTTTCCATAATAGAAGACAGGAGAGGTCTGCCTTTCCCTAGGTCTGTCCCCTCACCCTACAGGTGACCTAGTGAGGAAAAAGGAGAGCAAGCAAAGTACGGCGGTCACACTTACTTAGGCCACTAGTACATTCCGCACACATATAGGACAATAGGCAGTTTCTGTCATTAGGGGAACTTTTAGAGGGGCagttcattttagtattttgtgtgtgtgtgtgtgtgtgtgtgtgtgtatgtgtgtttaatgGGGTATGAAACTCACTGGAAAGAGGACAGAGAGTATGTTCAGTACACATCCTCAAAATAAGACAATTAAGGAAAAACATACAAAAGTGAAAGTGTCAAAAAATATGGAATGgattgggaaaataaagaaaaggatatGTGGAGAGGAAATAACAAACATAGACCATTTACATGGgggaaaatatattaagaaagtaAACATTACCAGGCCCTTTTCCCACCCTGCCTCACAGACCTGAAAAACCCAGCccttattattaaaaagataagataTAGCTGTGAGGTGGCTACTTTGGTACCTCATCCCTGATAAGTTTAATATCAAAGTctttaagttgttttttgtttttttttttaaaacaaaggttGAAGAACTAATCTTCAAAAGCTATTCTCTCCTCTGGCATTTACCAGCAAACTTTTAACAATCACTTCATAAAAATTTTGTAGTTTAAGTGTATCCTCaggaacttaaatttttaaaaagaaagatttttatggATACatttccatgcatattttccCCACTTTTCATGGCgaatttaaaagggaaataagTAGTAGGAACTAAAAATGACATTTCAGGTTTAAACAACAAATGATGTTTATATGGGCTAACTTGAGTGTTTTTGGCCTGTACCAAATTTGAGGTAAAAAGAATCTATCAAaactagtaataaaaataatttcccagtCCTGTAATTACATAAACtcttataattcatttttcttttaaaataaccattttaaaatggattacACATTAGAAgcatgtttttatataaattccaaTACTTCTGACTTTGGTTACATTGGTCAATAACTtgaatagagaaagagaaatgatttatattttcacaaaTCCATCTATCTGGCCACttgattttcaaaacaaattagaTATGAGTAATTTTGAGCTTGTATTATTCTAAAGCCGAAcaacataaatttttaattaaaaacaaacaaacaaacaaaaacccagcctATGCAGCAACTGCACCGAGTGGGGTAGACGTGTCTGTGAACCAGTCAGGAGAACCAAATGAGAAGAAGCTACACGTATAGAAACATAAAGGAtgagaagttaagaaaaaaaaaattaagactcaCTGTTTAGCAGGAAGAAACTACACAGTTATTTTATCCCCAAAGGAATGCCAgttcttaacaaaataaataaatgaaacatttactACGGACTTTTAACCTAAAGATGAAGACCACATCATAGCAAACAGTTCATGCAACTatgtaaggaagaaaggaaagcaatatTGCACTAAAAGGGTGACCTCGCAGAACTAATCTACCTCTTTCACTGACTCAACGCAACCAGCCATTTCCTGTAGGCATTGGCAAACCTGGCCTGCTCTACATTCCGGCAGGTGGACAATACTTGATCGATGAACCTATGCTCCATTTCCAGGCCCCGGGAGTCAGGAGCTGGGGTCCGCTTCAGGCGTTTGGTTTCCTGGGAATAGCCTTGCTTGCTACAGTCATTCAGCCCATCCACCTCCATGGCCTGAGACATGTGTGGGCCTGCTGGGATGAGGTGCAAGTCACTCAGAGTCCCCCCAGGGCTGTCTGCAGGTGACAACTGGGTCACACTGTGAGGAAACCTACCACTTAAGTGATGCTGAAGGTAGAAAATGTGCCGCctgggaaagaggagggggagaaagggaacacagagaagaaaaatcattatcGTGAAGTCAAGCTtttcaggggagaaaaaaaacacaatagtaaTAAGTTGATAATTTCAAAACATATAGTGCTCAGTTTGCTGCCCCCCCTCAGCGACCAGAGTTacctggaggcagggaggaggaacaaTTACCTAAGTCTCTGCATATTTAGACCAGAGTCTTACAAGCCCAGATTACTGGACTGTTTGTGAGAAAGAATCCTACATATGACCCCAaagggttttggggttttgttttttttttttgaccccaAAGGATTTTTACACCATTGACTGAGATGATGCTAATCACTTGGAATTGTTACTCTTTGTAACCACaatacaaaatgagaaatagGTCTTAGCCCAATTTctgctattaaaaaacaaaacagcagcaaAAATTAACTTCACTGATATCCTAAACAGAAGTGATTTAGGAACAAGGGGATTAAACAGCTCATCCAAAGGCTTTTAGTCCATGGCCTctatcttctgtattttctttagtaAGAACATGTATTATCTAAAAACCAACTGACCTTTTCCTAAAACCCACCACTACAGtctcattaaataaatgaatgagattatttatttattagggatgTGCCGGGCTCTGAGCAAAGCATGTAAAAGGCACAGCTCTTGCACTTCCTCTAAGGAGAGCAGTTCTCCTGCCCTTAGGCCCCTCCAGAATTATTTgattttgtctgtttgcttgaagattttatttatttgacagacagagagacagcgagagagggaatacaagcagggggagcgggaacaaactccccctgagcagggatactgatgtggggctccatcctaggaccctgagatcatgacctgagccaagggcagatgcttaacaactgaggaGTTATTTGTTAACAGTGAAGATCTATGTGTCTAATCTGCAAAAATTCTGACTCAGTGGGGGTGCACATCTCCTGTTCACAACTGGTAAACTACATAGATTCTAGGTTGTTCTATCTCATTATTTATATTAGCAACTCTAAGCCCTTGAAAGAGAATTCTGTTCATTTTCCCAGCATATTCTGGAGTAAACAGGGGGCATATGATTTACCTATTTTATAGAGGATAAAACTTAAAGAACAGATAAGGTGCCTCAGTGCAATGAATGAAGAGCCAGAAACTGGCCTGTATAATATAGAGGTCATCTAAACTGTCACTTCTCCCCATGCCTCACCCCAAATTTCAATTAATCTTTATAGAAGACTTCTGCTAATAGCTATCTCTtaacacaaatataatttttaaattttctcagccTTGCTACTGATGCACCTAAATATAGAATAGCAACAGAAATCTATTAACGccaaaacaatatggaagttaaGATCTTCTCTCTAGAAAATGTAGAGGAAGAGTGTCTTATTTTTacgagaaaaatatttttcatgaaggTGCCAAAGAGGGGAGTCTTCCATCTTCTAAATACAAGCAGCAGCTGAACGCATCTCCTCAAAGAGCCTACAAGATAGACTAGACTGGCAAAAGGGGGGCAAATCTCAGcaactctaaaaatataaaaacatacaaatactTAAAATGCCTACCTCCTGCCTGGCACAGCAAGTCCTTTGTTTATAAACAGAATCCTCTAGTCTGAAATAGAATCCATATTTATAGAGACGGAGATGCCtcaaaaaagaaccaatcagggGGTTCCCACACCTGGACTTCATCCCAGTATGACAGTTATTTTGAGGTCAAATGTACTCAGAACCCACATTATGAGGTTGTTCATTTCTTTCACTGCTTCCTCATAATCCTGCCCTGTGTGTCAAGAGCTTATACTTAAGGAAACTTAATTTGCAGACTATCAATAAGCTTAACTATTCTCAAGGCCTAATCAATGGTCTACATCCGACTCTGCATCAAATTTACCTGttaagtttttttggtttttgtttttttaaagactagatGGCAGTGTTCCATcccagatagatagatagatagatagatctatatctatataagaATCTCCAAGGAAAGAGTTGAGAAACTTCTGTTCACAGTTTGAAAGTAACAGAGGCTACTCTGTTGGACAGTCAAGCTTGAATAGCCCCAACATAAACATTAGGCAGAGATCTGCATGAGGAACCTCATATTGAAGATCACGAGGAAGAAGGATGGTAGCATAAACTCCTCTGAATTCATGCAAAGCTCCACGATCAGTTACCTACCACCTGAGCAGGCAGGCGGAAGACAGAAGACCTTCTACAGCTCTCATGAACTCAAGCAGTTCCATGCAGAAAATAGATTTTCCGTCCTCTTACCTGTGACACCAAAGGGTTTCATGTCCTGGGTAGGAATCAATAAGATCAGTGCTGAATTCAACTTCTTCTTCTAGAAGACGGGGAAGATTTATCCTCGCTTCCTCTGTTGAAGCTGCTGCTTCTTCATCTTTTAGAAGAGCTGGCTCACTTCTCAAAGGGTTTTGCTCCAATACAGAACCATCTATCACAGTTTGGCTAATCAAAGACTTTAACAAAAACTGGCGGTAGTGAAATCCACTGTGGTCTGAAACATGCATGGATGCCCAGTGTTTAGTAGAAGAGAGTTCATCAAGAAGAATCttgtaggaagaaaaaagagaagtgagaAGAGGAACTGCCAAAGGAATTTCTCCATTAATGCTTTGCATTTCTCTTTGatttgttccttgtgttttttggTAACATTGTTTCTATCAATACTTTGTATACAATGTCCAACACAGTGGTGTCAGTCAGTGTAAGCTCAGTAAAGGCTAGTTTCCCCTTTCCCTAATAAAGTTGTAAgacgtgtgtatgtatatacacacacacacagacatacacaatTTAAGgacttatttttcattctttctctggaCCTTGATCAATCACATTCTGATTGGCACATACATagaaaaactattctaaaataatgatgaacattAGGGTGTTTATTTACAAGAATGCTGATGttgagagaaaatataaactcAAAGGTTACTTTGATgaactttaatatttaatgaacattATAATATCTAACTTATTATTTGTCAAACAACtgatttattgtattatttgttcttcacTGTAAGTGCCATGAGGGCAGAGACGGTCAGTTTTGTTCACTATTAACTCTGAGGGCTTAGTACAAAAATATGATGCATTAGTAACAGGAATTTTCAAGAGCGCATGATTTTCACTATTCATCTCAAACTCAATTAACATCaatgataaatgattttttttttaagtagaggagACAAAATTCAGCAGCGAATTAAGTCTTTGTATTATCAATCCTGCAAACTAAGCAACTTCAAATggaatgattaaaaagaaaagcagcagttatgaaaaaataaattatttggcaGTGTCTTGGACAAGCAGCAAATGCAAATGGATTCTGATCAGCAAAAGCTATATTGAGGGCCTCCCATATGCCATTAGAGGACTTTCAGACCAGTTAAGTAAAAAAGACATATACTTGCCAGCAGTGAATAATACAAACAGCACAAAGCCCAAGTGCTCCTCCTCTATCTGCTTTTCAAGGGTCCCAGGCAATGCCTTCTCTCATACCGAGAGTCCTCTCCATTCCTCACGGTTCCTTTCTTCCCTAGAagaaatctctccctctcctgaacCTCCATGGTTCCTGTGTGCTCTACTATACATATAGAATGTCTGCACATCTTTTCATCCCCACTAAATTCTGTAAGTTGTTGAAGATATTTATTCATTCCTAATTAATGCTTCCAACATTCTATACTCAATGGCATCAGAGTGAACACATAAGTATTTTATGAATGAATCAACGATTGAACTGAACAATTTGATGAATTAAGTGACTAGTAGAGAGGAACAAGATTACTCCCAGCAAAGGACAGTTGATATATATCAGTGAAATGCTTTAAGCCTCTCCTTTAAATTCTAATGAGTTTATTCAAAGCCAAATAGGTTTGTTCCAGAGCTAGTGAATCTCTGAGAAAGGGCAAACAAGACTGTTCATTTGATTAAAATGGTGAGCAAAACAGCACCAGATAAACTTCCaccttagaaaaatatatactaacccTGAGGTTATTACATCTTTGAAGAATTAACCTGCAGGATATTTAGGCAGTAATACATCA
This DNA window, taken from Lutra lutra chromosome 13, mLutLut1.2, whole genome shotgun sequence, encodes the following:
- the PTAR1 gene encoding protein prenyltransferase alpha subunit repeat-containing protein 1, which codes for MAETSEEVAVLVQRVVKDITNAFRRNPHIDEIGLIPCPEARYNRSPIVLVENKLGVESWCVKFLLPYVHNKLLLYRTRKQWLNKDELIDVTCTLLLLNPDFTTAWNVRKELILSGTLNPIKDLHLGKLALTKFPKSPETWIHRRWVLQQLIQETSLPSFVTKGNLGTAPAERTQRLTQEEMEVCGEAAGRYPSNYNAWSHRIWVLQHLAKLDVKILLDELSSTKHWASMHVSDHSGFHYRQFLLKSLISQTVIDGSVLEQNPLRSEPALLKDEEAAASTEEARINLPRLLEEEVEFSTDLIDSYPGHETLWCHRRHIFYLQHHLSGRFPHSVTQLSPADSPGGTLSDLHLIPAGPHMSQAMEVDGLNDCSKQGYSQETKRLKRTPAPDSRGLEMEHRFIDQVLSTCRNVEQARFANAYRKWLVALSQ